AATAAGGACAATGGGGgatgcacacacaaggaAGAGTAGCGGGGGAGTtgaaggggcgggggaggaACGCGTCGACGGGGCGATCGCCAAATCTATGGTCGTTCAGCATACCAGCACAACCGATGTtgagagcgagcgagagtaGAGGCAAAGCAGCAGTGGCATCGAAAAGTGGGAGGGCGAgtaagagggagggagggagagacgctAAAAATGCAGGTTCAGACGATCGCCAAAGTCGCTGTTCACGGCCAGCGCCTCGAACTCCTCAAAAGTAATGTAGCCATCCCGATCAACGTCCGCCTCGATGAACGTCTTGTCCACaatctgctgcagctgcatctGGGAGAGGTTCACCCCAACCATGATGCTGAGCATTTGAAAGAGGTCCCTGTTGCTTATGCGGCCGTCACCGTCGATGTCGTACATCTTGAACGTGAACCGCAGCTTATCCTCCTTCGAGGTCGCCGAGGAGAGCACCGCTAGTGCCCGCACAAAGTCGCCAAAGTCCACCGTGGAGTCGCCATCCGTGTCCATCACCGCCAGCACTCTGTCGACGAGTGGGTTGGAGGCTAGTGCAGGAATCGAGTTGAACTCCGCCCGAGTGATCTTGCCAGACTTGTCTTTGTTTAGTCTGGAAAAGCTCTTGTACAGTCTCTGCACTTGCGCGTCCGTGAGCGCCGTGGACTCGCGGATGTactgcagctcctccgctGTGAGTGGAACCTCGTTCATTGTGGACGTCGTTCACACACTTGCGTGCGTCAAGTTTGCGTatgtgggagagagagaaaaacgTCAAGGATGTGGCACggaaaggaggaggtgaatGAGCGGCTGATGTGGTCAGATGCACCACGAATACGTCGCGCCTCAGTACGCCAAGATGGAAAACAGGGAGAGACACaagagcgtgtgtgtgttatgTCAGGTGGACAGGCGGGACAGGCGAGGGTGAGCCCCATACACGTGCGCCCTCATTCAAGCACATGCGGTGGGGAGCAGAGGTAGGCACGGatagggagaggggaggccTCATCAGAGGACCACAGTGCCTGCAAGATATCTGTAGCACACACATGTCATCCGAAACCGCCAACACAGCAACACAGAAGCTGTGGATGCTGGCCTGTGCGGGAGACGCGAGGGCAAGAGCTGCAGAACGTGTTCCAGGTCGCCCCTCGTGCACGGATACAGACAAGAAGAAACGTGCGCATCACACCAATCAAGTGAGCAGGTGAACAAGGTGCACGcaacgaagaaaagaaaaaagggaaggagaggaatAGGCTCATGTACATGGCAGgcaagagaagaggagaggtgtCGGTGTGGGGAGGCCGAGTGGATGTACGCAGGCGCGTGTAACAGCGCGCTGTCTGGTCGCAAAGTATGTCCCTCTTTGTCTCGAGGAGCTacgacacacccacacctctTCACTCCTCGCTCGCGTGAAAGAGTGTGCACTACAGAGAGCTGCCGTCGAGGTCTAGCGAGCAGGTCGCGGTGTAGATGGCGGCAACGCTGCACAACGCTGCGCGGATAGCGGTACGTGAAGCCAAAGGAGGCAGAAGTGGAAGCGCATCCGTgttcctctcgctctccagACTAATCACAGCGGCGAAACGCTGCCACTGGTCGCGCAGATTCCCAAAGGTGCGCTGCGAGGCCCAGTCCGCGAGTACGTTCGGATAAAGAACCTCTGCGGGCACGACACCTTTGGCGTCCGTGTCAAATGCCCCGAacagcgcctccacgttgGAGTTCAGCCGAGGATGGTGCCGGTGCTCGATCAACAGAGTAAAGATGGCCAACGCCTCTGTGGTGTCGCTATCGGCGTTGTACGAAGGCAGCGTGGTAAACATTCTGTCAGCGTACTCGGCACTGAGCACCTCCGCAGGCCCAATGAGCGCGAGCAGTTCGCGGAAGCCCTCTCTGCTGAGCCGGTCTTCccctcctgcagcagcaaacGACAACACGCGGTTCGTGACCTTCACGAGAGCCGAGTACACCGTCGGAAGGGAGACGGTGGACGCGTAGCCCACAAGagggtgcagctgcaccgatGGTTCCAACGTTTTTGTCGTACTGCAATCATCGCCGGTGGTCAAGCCAAGCATCTTGCGCTTCGTCACGGTCGCTGCTTTTGGTAGGAGGTGCATCTCGAACTGGCGCAGCTTCGCACTAGTGCGCTCACgaagcagctcctcgcgctccgcagCCGGAATCCTGTGAACCGGCGGGCGCAAAGATCGCAAGAAGTAGTCATAAGAGCTCTCGAAGGGCTCGCTCGGCGTCGGCCCGGGCGCTGGCGATGCAatcgctgcggcggcgtcggtaGCGGTTCCCGCACAAGCGCCATCCTCCGGCACCGGCTCCTTCCGCCATACCCCCGTCTTGGGATGATACCGGTaccgaggaagaggcggtgcGTGGAGCGGGGAATGGGGAGGGGTCGACATCAACCGCCAAAGCTCGGGAGTCTCCCTCGCGTCTCTTATTAGTTGTTGGCCTCGCCTCGCCTTCTCTTTGTGTGCGCCGTGATcggtgcagcgcacgctcTCGCCAAACGTAAAGAGGAAaaacgcacacgcgtctGCGCTTGTTGTTGATGCCACGTTCGGCTTCGGTGTCGGG
Above is a window of Leishmania mexicana MHOM/GT/2001/U1103 complete genome, chromosome 21 DNA encoding:
- a CDS encoding putative calcineurin B subunit codes for the protein MNEVPLTAEELQYIRESTALTDAQVQRLYKSFSRLNKDKSGKITRAEFNSIPALASNPLVDRVLAVMDTDGDSTVDFGDFVRALAVLSSATSKEDKLRFTFKMYDIDGDGRISNRDLFQMLSIMVGVNLSQMQLQQIVDKTFIEADVDRDGYITFEEFEALAVNSDFGDRLNLHF